ATTTGATTGGTTGTGCGAATGCTTCGAGATCATCTACACCCAATTCATACCACACAGGGAACGGCACGCCGAAGTAGCGTTGGCGCGAGATGCACCAGTCTTGCGACAGGCCTTCAATCCATTGCTCCATGCGCACGCGCATCCACTCTGGATTCCAATTACACTCTTTTGCTTTTGCGGTCAGCGCATCTTTTTTGTCCATCACGCGCACGAACCATTGTTCGCTTGGTAGAATCTCCAGCGGCGCGCCCGAACGTTCAGCGCATTTCACGGCATGGGTGATTGGTTTTTGCTCGGTCAGCAAGCCAGCATCTTTCAGCAGCGCGATGATGGTTTCGCGCGCGCCCAGATTTTTTGGGTCTGGGTTGGATGTCTTTTTATTTTGAATTAATTCAATCTGCGCATCGGCGATGCCTGCAGCTTTGAGAAGCGCGGGGTCGAGCTTGCCGTATTTATTGAGAATCACGCGGGTTTGCAGCTTATGCTTGTCCCACCATTCTTTGTCGGTGTCGTCGCCGAAGGTACAGCACATAACGAGGCCAGTGCCTTTTTCTTTATCGACTTTTTCGTCCGCCACCATGGGAACTTCGATATTGAAGAGTGGCGTGCGTGCGGTTTTGCCTTTGTATTTCGCCGCATCATCGGGGTGATACATGAGCGCGACGCAAGCGGGTAGCAGCTCTGGTCGTGTGGTCATGACAGGGACTTTCGCACCATCGACTTCGAACAAAATAATGTTCTGGTGGCTTGCCATTTCTTTATCGACGATTTCGGCTTGCGCGATGGCGGTTTGATCAACAGGGTCCCAATAAAACGGGCGCAGGGCGCGGTAGCAATGGCCTTTTTGAACTAAATCCAAGAACGAAAGTTGCGACAGGCGGCGCGAGTCGTCGGATATGGTGTGATACTCTTGCGCCCAATCAACGGAGAGGGCGATGCTCTCGAACAGCGCGCGGAATTCTTTACGCGCTTCTTCAGAAACACCAAGACACACATTGATGAAGTCTTCGCGCGACATATCCACGGCGCGGATTTTTTTCGTTTTCTCGACCAAGCGCTCGGTGGGCAGCCCGTTATCGTCAAACCCCATGGGGTAGAAGACGTTTTTACCTGTCATGCGTTGGAAGCGGGCGATGAAATCCGCCTGCGTGTAGCTGAATACGTGCCCCATGTGCAGCGTGCCGCTCACCGTTGGCGGAGGGGTATCGATGACGTAGGAATTCGCGCGCGATTCATTCGCGTCCCACGCGTAGGTTTTATGGTTCAGCCAATGCTGCTGCCATTTTTTCTCGATTGCTGCCGTGTCGTATTGTTCGGGCAGGGGAGTCATTTTATGTGTGTAGGTGCTCATGGGGCGTGATGTGTAAATGGTTTTACAGGTAGGTGCAACCCCTTCGCCTCTATGATTTTTGTGCCTTCGGCACGGGGGGCGCTTTGCCCCCGCTACGCTCCCTCGCCGCAAGCGGCTCGCGCAGCTACGGCGCTACGCAGTGTACCCATTCACAGTTCCTCTAATTCATTTGCGAGGCGGGTTGGGCTACCCACTGCTGAATTTCTGGCATGAGTTCGAGTGGTGATTTGCCGTCTTGCGTGCAAATGTTGGGATTGGCCCCATAATGTATCAGCAATTCAACCATGTCGCGCTGGCGCTCAAGCGCTGCGATAGTGAGGGGGGTCACCTTGCTTTCAGGTGACATGATATTGGGATTTGCGCCATGGTTAAGCAGGAGTTTTGCAAGCGCGTAGAGGCCATTGATAACACAATAATGTAGTGCGCTGATGCCCTCGTTATCCAGCGCATCAATGTGGCAACCTTTCATGAGAATGATTTCTGCGATTTTTGTGGCAAGGCTGATTTGGCGCGGTTCGGTCATGATGTTGGCGCAGAGCAAGTGCAGCGTCGTGTGGCCTGCATAATCACAGCTTGCAGCGCTGGGCGAGGCTAGCAATAGGCGATCAGCGATTTGCAGATGTTCCATCTTCAATGCGATGTGGAGTGCAGTAGTGGCGCGTGTACCTGCTAAAAGGACAGGGGAGGCACCATGATGGAGCAACCACTCCACCACTTTCGCCCGCCTCTGACGAGTAGCCTCCATCAGAGCGGTTGTCTGACGAAGGGGGTGCGAAACGTCGATCGGCAGCCCACCATCGTGGAGGCTGCGCATCGTATTCCAGTCAGCAGTGGTTACGGCACTGAACCACGCATAGGCTTGGTTTGTGGCATCTTTCGAGGGTCTTCCATGTTCCAGTAAGGTCATTTGACCACCTGTTTTGGGTTGTGTTATTGAGCTGGATACCATCTAGGGTTGTATTCTTCGCTCACTAAATATGCAACTAATAATTTTAAAATTAAATTTTTATTAATTACAGGTTGTATATATAAGTTTGAGTGCAAGCAATTGACCTAAGTCAAGCAAGCGGTTTTTTTACTTCTGGGAAAATGGAGAGTTCATGCACTATTCAGCGCGCGAGACTTAATTGTGCGCTTTCTAAGCTGTGTACGATATGCTCGGCCAGCATTTCTGAAGCCTTAGATAAGTTGTCACGTTTCAGGAGGGCGATTTCTGCATCAGCGAGTTCTGGCAATTTTATTTCTTTGCGAATCTGATGAATGCCACTAGGCAACATATTGGCGGGCAAAACGGTGACGCCCAATCCAGCTTTCACTGCTGCAATTGTACCAGCGAGACTCGGGCTGGTATAACTAATACGCCATGGCTTCTTAATTTTATCCAGCGCCGCTAGTGCTCGCGCGCGATAGATGCATGGTTGAGGTGATAATACCAACGAAAGAGGCTCTTCGACTTTGTGGTGATCTGCCGCTGCCCAGACTAGAGGCTCGCGCCAAACTTTAGTACCGCCCTTTGCCGCCTTGGGATCACGCTTAACCAGCACAACATCGTAATGACCGCGACGAAAACCCTCTATGAGGTTCAGTGTTAGGTCGCACGACACATTCAACTTCACGCGTGGATGATGTTGGCGAAAAGTGGAAAGCACGTCAGGTAGGTAATGTGTCGCGAAATCCTCGGGCGTGCCAAGGCGAATGTCACCCTCTATGTCTGGCTCTTTAAGGCGGCTATATGCTTCCCAATGTAACTGCATGATGCGCTTCGCGTATCCAAGGAAGATTTCACCATGCTCGGTGAGTTGCACTTTGCGTTTAGAGCGGTCAAAGAGTTGGCATCCCAAGCTTTCTTCAAGCTTCTTTATTTGCAAACTAAGTGCAGATTGTGTGCGCCCAATACTCTCTGCGGCGCTGCTGAATGTGCCTGTTTCAGCAATTGATATAAAGCTTTTGAGAACATGTGTGTCGATGTGAAATGGCATCGCTTACCTATAAGTAATTCTTATAGAATATATAATAACTATCAATTTTCAATATAAATATATTTATCGTATTGGCAGCACACCAATACACACAGCAAGGAAACTTATGGAATTTTTGGAACTCATATCACAAAACGTACTTTCGCCCGCCATCCTGTTTTTTGCGCTGGGTATTATAGCGGGTTTTCTAAAATCCGATTTGGAAGTACCAGACAGCATCAGCCGCTACTTGTCGCTTTATCTCATGATGGCGATTGGCTTCAAAGGTGGTGTAGCGATTGCCAATACGCATGACCTTAACGGCGAGGTGATTGCCGCGATCGGTGCGGGTTTGCTCATTGGTTTTCTACAACCCTTTCTTGCCTATGGTTTGTTGCGTCTAACCTCCAAGTTGGACAGCCCAACTGCTGCCGCAGTCGCTGCGCATTATGGCTCGATTAGCATGGTGACATTTGTAACTGCCGCCACGTTTCTTAAAGCCAACGAAGTTGTCTATGCGGGTTATATCGTTGCTGTTCTAGCGTTGATGGAAGCACCTGCCATTATCTCTGGATTATTCATTGCTCACCGTGCGTCACCACAGACCAAGCATGCACGCGAAGAAAAGAGACTGTTTAGTCGCGAGATATTCACTAATGGTGCCATTCTGCTTCTGACTGGCGCATTCCTTGTCGGCTGGATTACAGGTCAGCCAGGCATGAATAAGGTGGCTGGCTTCTTAGATGCGCCGTTTCAGGGGATTCTCTGCTTATTCCTGTTGGATATGGGTTTGTTAGTGGCGCGAAACCTCCACCAACTGAGAAGCTTCACTTGGTCGCTGGCGCTGTTCGGAATTTATATGCCGCTTATTGGTGCGGGCATCGGCTTAGTCGCCAGTCGTTTGATAGGGCTGGATGTGGGCACAGGAACTTTGTTCACCGTGCTATGTGCCAGTGCGTCTTATATCGCTGTGCCTGCCGCCATGCGCCTTGCGCTACCAGAAGCTAGAGCTGCGATTTACGTGCCGATGAGCCTTTCTATTACATTCCCCTTCAATGTGACGCTGGGCATACCGCTCTACTTTGCGTTGGCTGAGAGACTTCTTACTTAATCACTTACGTAAAGGGACAAACTATAACGAAGACCATCACGATAGATCGAGATTCAGCGTTTGCCTCTTTGCTCCACGCACCAGAATAATAGGCTTAATTAATTGATTTTTATTGATTTTGCCGTATT
This sequence is a window from Alphaproteobacteria bacterium. Protein-coding genes within it:
- the valS gene encoding valine--tRNA ligase, whose product is MSTYTHKMTPLPEQYDTAAIEKKWQQHWLNHKTYAWDANESRANSYVIDTPPPTVSGTLHMGHVFSYTQADFIARFQRMTGKNVFYPMGFDDNGLPTERLVEKTKKIRAVDMSREDFINVCLGVSEEARKEFRALFESIALSVDWAQEYHTISDDSRRLSQLSFLDLVQKGHCYRALRPFYWDPVDQTAIAQAEIVDKEMASHQNIILFEVDGAKVPVMTTRPELLPACVALMYHPDDAAKYKGKTARTPLFNIEVPMVADEKVDKEKGTGLVMCCTFGDDTDKEWWDKHKLQTRVILNKYGKLDPALLKAAGIADAQIELIQNKKTSNPDPKNLGARETIIALLKDAGLLTEQKPITHAVKCAERSGAPLEILPSEQWFVRVMDKKDALTAKAKECNWNPEWMRVRMEQWIEGLSQDWCISRQRYFGVPFPVWYELGVDDLEAFAQPIKLVYASSEQLPVNPLVDSPSGYQKISDAEAASRGHKVSGNFHGKIHINPEGKLVALFPDMDVMDTWATSSISPQLSAHAIGGDSDRFAKLFPADLRPQAHEIIRTWAFYTVVKAHLHSDSVPWHNLMISGWCLAEDKSKMSKSKGNVVTPVALIEEKGTDAVRYWAATSRLGQDTAFSPDLLKIGKKLVGKLWNATAFAAIHLNKMTDAPKTAATDKAITEVLDQWILSRLSETVTAATEAFARYEYADALDKTNAFFWADFCDNYLELIKKRVYNEDGSFTAAQQQSAIRALYYCLNTILKLYAPFVPHVTEELYSHIFADDYAAKGSLHARGTWPSKKDFSVKAEALDAGKQALEVLTSIRDAKSKANVSIKFPVKLLTVASAFKPDAWIGDVCGAGNVSEWKSGASTTVELAEQSDAA
- a CDS encoding LysR family transcriptional regulator; translated protein: MPFHIDTHVLKSFISIAETGTFSSAAESIGRTQSALSLQIKKLEESLGCQLFDRSKRKVQLTEHGEIFLGYAKRIMQLHWEAYSRLKEPDIEGDIRLGTPEDFATHYLPDVLSTFRQHHPRVKLNVSCDLTLNLIEGFRRGHYDVVLVKRDPKAAKGGTKVWREPLVWAAADHHKVEEPLSLVLSPQPCIYRARALAALDKIKKPWRISYTSPSLAGTIAAVKAGLGVTVLPANMLPSGIHQIRKEIKLPELADAEIALLKRDNLSKASEMLAEHIVHSLESAQLSLAR
- a CDS encoding ankyrin repeat domain-containing protein, which produces MTLLEHGRPSKDATNQAYAWFSAVTTADWNTMRSLHDGGLPIDVSHPLRQTTALMEATRQRRAKVVEWLLHHGASPVLLAGTRATTALHIALKMEHLQIADRLLLASPSAASCDYAGHTTLHLLCANIMTEPRQISLATKIAEIILMKGCHIDALDNEGISALHYCVINGLYALAKLLLNHGANPNIMSPESKVTPLTIAALERQRDMVELLIHYGANPNICTQDGKSPLELMPEIQQWVAQPASQMN
- a CDS encoding sodium-dependent bicarbonate transport family permease → MEFLELISQNVLSPAILFFALGIIAGFLKSDLEVPDSISRYLSLYLMMAIGFKGGVAIANTHDLNGEVIAAIGAGLLIGFLQPFLAYGLLRLTSKLDSPTAAAVAAHYGSISMVTFVTAATFLKANEVVYAGYIVAVLALMEAPAIISGLFIAHRASPQTKHAREEKRLFSREIFTNGAILLLTGAFLVGWITGQPGMNKVAGFLDAPFQGILCLFLLDMGLLVARNLHQLRSFTWSLALFGIYMPLIGAGIGLVASRLIGLDVGTGTLFTVLCASASYIAVPAAMRLALPEARAAIYVPMSLSITFPFNVTLGIPLYFALAERLLT